A stretch of DNA from Streptomyces gobiensis:
CCGACTCGGTCCCGCAGGCCGCCCGGGCGGCCGTACAGGGGCTGTCGGATCTCTCCATGAACGCCGCGGCCGGTGCGGGCGGTGCGCTGGCCGGACTGGTGGTCGCCCAGGCGGGCTACGGCTGGCTCAACGCCATGAGCGCCGCCCTGCTCCTCCCGGTCGCCGCCCTCGCGCTCTTCGGCCGCGTCCGTACCCGGTCCTAGCACCGCCGTCGAGGGTTGCCCGGCCGAGGCACGGTCTGAGCCCCGCTTCCCCTTCATGCCTCGGCCGTGATGGCATATCCCAGAGGTATCCCAGCCGACTACAGCAACTACCGTGAAGGACAACGGACATGACCACTGAGCTCACCCGCCGCCGGGCCCTGGGATTAGCGGCGGGGGCCACCGCCGCCCTGGCTGCCGCGACGGCGACCGGGGGCGGGACCGCGGCAGCGGCGCCCGCCAGCGACTGGCCCGATACGATCCGCCTCCCGGACGGCTTCCGCCCGGAAGGCATCACCATTGGCCGCGCCCCGTATGCCTACTTCGGCTCGCTGGCCGACGGCTCCCTCTACCGGGCCGAGTTGCGCACCGGCCTCGGCCGGATCATCTCCGAGGGCCCCGGCACCGAGTCGGTCGGCCTCAAGATCGACGCCTACGGGCGGCTCTTCGTGTGCGGCGGCCCGGCGGGCGACGCCCGGATCGTGGATGCCCGCAGCGGCACCGTCCTGGCTTCGTACGCCTTCGCGGAACCGGGAGGGGGCTTCGTCAACGATGTCGTACTCACCCCCGACATGGCCTGGTTCACCGATTCCTTCAACGCCGTGCTCTACGGCCTCCCCCTCGGCCGCCCTTCGCTCCCCGGCCCTGCGGACGTGGTCCGTCTCCCGCTGACCGGCGACTGGCCGCAGGACCCCGGCCCGGAGGTCTTCAACGCCAACGGCATCTGCACCACCCCCGACGGCGATGCCCTGCTGGTGGTGCAGATGAACAGCGGCGAGCTGCACCGCGTCGACCCGCGCACCGGCCGCACCACCCGGGCCGACCTCGGGGACGCGGCGCCGCTGAGCAATGGCGATGGTCTGCTGA
This window harbors:
- a CDS encoding SMP-30/gluconolactonase/LRE family protein; the protein is MTTELTRRRALGLAAGATAALAAATATGGGTAAAAPASDWPDTIRLPDGFRPEGITIGRAPYAYFGSLADGSLYRAELRTGLGRIISEGPGTESVGLKIDAYGRLFVCGGPAGDARIVDARSGTVLASYAFAEPGGGFVNDVVLTPDMAWFTDSFNAVLYGLPLGRPSLPGPADVVRLPLTGDWPQDPGPEVFNANGICTTPDGDALLVVQMNSGELHRVDPRTGRTTRADLGDAAPLSNGDGLLILGRTLYVVQQRQHAMDVFHLDRTGHTGTFVTRVTDDRFDVPTTVAVYRDRLYLPNARFTTEPTPQTSYSAVSVPLPV